The Deltaproteobacteria bacterium genomic interval TTTTTCACCTGAAAAAAGTAAAGGAGGAGAAGGACTGATTTCTTTCTTCGAAAAACAAAAAGTGCGTGGTGAAAAAATTCTGTATCCCCGGTCTTCCATAGGCAGAGAGGAATTGGTGGTGGCCCTCCAAAAAATGGGAGGTTCTGTTGATGTTGTAGAAGCTTACCAAACGGTGGGTGCGAGAAAAAGTGGTGACGATTTGAAAAAAGTTTTACAACAGGGCATTGATGCAGTTTTATTTTTTAGTCCTTCCGCCGTAAAACAATTTACGACACTGATTTCCGCAGACGACTTTTTGTTACAAAAAGTTGAATGTATTCCTTTTGGCGAAACAACAGCAATGGCTCTTCAAGAAAATCATTTGCGCGCGGATTTTGTTCCGTCGCAATCTTCAGAAGATATTTTGGTTTCAGAGTTGAAAGAGTTTTTTAAAAGCACCTCTAAAAACCTATGAAAACCACAATTTGTCATTCCTCGCTGTGCTTCGAATCCACTTTGTTACCAAGTAGGTCTTTCACGGAATTTGCACTGAGCGAAGCGAATGTGTTCAGGATGACAAGCGGGGTTTTTAGAGGTGCCCTTAAATCTCAGGAATAATTTGAACCGTTCCTTTTCCTTCCAATTCGACACTTCCCAATGGAGGATCAGGAAGTTGGTAACGTTCAATGTTGAAAGTCAGGGTGGAGGTGTCCTTGTGAAGGCGATCTACAGGTATTTTCAAGTCTCTTAAGGAGGGAACAATTCTTTTCAAAGC includes:
- a CDS encoding uroporphyrinogen-III synthase — its product is MRLLLTRARDQSLDLKKKLENSGFQVELFPLIEIQKPSDEARALQKSLHHIADYQWLILTSVSAVKAVAEFLPSPPEKLKIVVVGPKTAALAQQLGWKIFSPEKSKGGEGLISFFEKQKVRGEKILYPRSSIGREELVVALQKMGGSVDVVEAYQTVGARKSGDDLKKVLQQGIDAVLFFSPSAVKQFTTLISADDFLLQKVECIPFGETTAMALQENHLRADFVPSQSSEDILVSELKEFFKSTSKNL